One genomic segment of Arthrobacter sp. Marseille-P9274 includes these proteins:
- a CDS encoding PIN domain-containing protein codes for MRGPSGLLLDTDVVAEVRRAEPHPAVVDFLQRRRHLGIYISALSVAELHLLGSQDAGGSDDGGAWLGELASRFSGFILPVDLDVAMAWAPMAGHPEVTAVDSLIAATAVQHCLTIVSRNVEGYRKLAVPAIDPWQVGQFAESPV; via the coding sequence GTGAGGGGTCCCTCGGGCCTGTTGCTGGACACCGACGTCGTCGCCGAAGTGCGCCGCGCGGAGCCGCATCCGGCGGTCGTCGATTTCCTGCAGCGCCGCCGGCACCTCGGCATCTACATTTCCGCGCTGTCCGTGGCGGAGCTCCATCTGCTGGGCAGCCAGGACGCCGGGGGGTCGGACGACGGCGGCGCCTGGCTCGGCGAACTGGCGTCGCGCTTCTCGGGCTTTATCCTGCCGGTCGACCTGGACGTCGCGATGGCCTGGGCGCCGATGGCGGGGCATCCCGAGGTCACGGCGGTTGATTCGCTGATCGCGGCGACGGCCGTGCAGCACTGCCTGACGATCGTGTCCCGGAACGTCGAGGGGTACCGCAAGCTGGCGGTCCCGGCCATCGACCCGTGGCAGGTGGGGCAGTTCGCCGAGAGTCCGGTGTAG